In Conger conger chromosome 12, fConCon1.1, whole genome shotgun sequence, one DNA window encodes the following:
- the lhx5 gene encoding LIM/homeobox protein Lhx5, which translates to MMHCAGCERPILDRFLLNVLDRAWHAKCVQCCECKCNLTEKCFYREGKIYCKNDFFRRFGTKCAGCLQGISPSDLVRKARNKVFHLNCFTCMVCNKQLSTGEELYIIDENKFVCKEDYTNNSVIKEVSLNSVSSCTDRSLSPDLQDPAQEDTKETDNSTSSDKETNNNENEEQNLGTKRRGPRTTIKAKQLETLKAAFVATPKPTRHIREQLAQETGLNMRVIQVWFQNRRSKERRMKQLSALGARRHAFFRGPRRMRPLGGRLEDPEILGSGPYSYYGDYQGDYYGPAGNYDFFPHGPPSSQAQSPAEPSYILGSGQGPLEGPMSGHHSSENQRYTDMISHADSPSPEPGLTGPLHPIPGEVFTGGPSPPFSLASNSSYSAPLSHSGQEMGETAVW; encoded by the exons ATGATGCACTGTGCGGGGTGCGAACGGCCCATTCTGGATCGTTTCCTGCTCAACGTCTTGGACCGAGCCTGGCACGCCAAGTGCGTCCAGTGCTGTGAATGCAAGTGCAATTTAACGGAAAAATGCTTTTACAGGGAGGGCAAGATCTATTgcaaaaatgattttttcag GCGATTCGGAACGAAATGCGCTGGCTGCCTCCAAGGTATCTCCCCCAGCGACCTGGTGCGAAAAGCCAGGAACAAGGTTTTTCATTTGAACTGCTTTACTTGCATGGTCTGCAACAAACAACTTTCCACGGGAGAGGAGCTGTATATAATTGACGAAAACAAGTTTGTTTGTAAAGAAGATTACACGAACAACAGCGTCATTAAAGAAGTCAGTTTAAATTCag TGTCTTCGTGTACAGACAGAAGTCTGTCCCCAGACCTCCAAGATCCGGCGCAAGAAGACACAAAAGAAACGGACAATTCAACGTCCTCAGACAAGGAAACTAACAATAACGAGAACGAGGAACAGAACCTGGGCACCAAGAGGAGAGGACCGCGGACCACGATAAAGGCCAAACAGTTGGAAACCCTGAAAGCCGCTTTCGTGGCCACCCCTAAACCCACCCGTCACATCCGGGAGCAGTTGGCGCAGGAGACTGGGCTCAACATGCGGGTAATCCAG GTGTGGTTCCAGAACCGAAGGTCGAAAGAGCGGCGGATGAAGCAGCTGAGTGCGCTAGGAGCCAGGCGACATGCTTTCTTCAGGGGCCCGCGGAGAATGCGACCTCTCGGTGGAAGACTTGAGGACCCTGAAATCCTGGGGTCAGGGCCGTACAGCTATTATGGGG ATTACCAAGGGGACTACTATGGCCCCGCGGGCAACTATGACTTCTTCCCACACGGTCCCCCCTCTTCGCAAGCTCAGTCCCCTGCCGAGCCGAGCTACATCCTGGGCTCCGGGCAGGGGCCCCTGGAGGGCCCCATGTCTGGCCACCACTCCTCAGAGAACCAACGCTACACGGACATGATCTCCCACGCCGACTCTCCCAGCCCAGAACCGGGCCTCACGGGACCCCTGCACCCCATCCCGGGGGAGGTTTTCACTGGGGGGCCCAGTCCACCTTTCTCCCTGGCCAGCAACTCCAGCTACAGTGCTCCCCTGTCTCACTCTGGCCAGGAGATGGGCGAAACAGCTGTTTGGTAG